One genomic region from Sander lucioperca isolate FBNREF2018 chromosome 3, SLUC_FBN_1.2, whole genome shotgun sequence encodes:
- the dapk2a gene encoding death-associated protein kinase 2a, with protein sequence MDSFKQQKVEDFYEIGEELGSGQFAIVKQCREKSTGLEFAAKFIKKRQSMASSRGVRREDIEREVDILQQIQHPNIVTLHDVYENRTDVVLILELVSGGELFDFLAQKESLSEEEATQFIKQILEGVNYLHARKIAHFDLKPENIMLLDKNVPLPRIKLIDFGLAHEIEAGVEFKNIFGTPEFVAPEIVNYEPLGLEADMWSVGVITYILLSGASPFLGETKQDTLENISAVNYEFDEEFFCHTSELAKKFISQLLEKDKKKRLTIQDALNHPWIKSNEHKEENKAQEPRKRERRQLKTKRLREYTIKSHSSMPPNNTYVNFERFAQVVEDIDQMESSFVSLAAAHDSLQEDIDAMVSIYNEKEAWYKEESEDVRHELSQIRYEFRKVEAFKRSLQDDMQAFSSSLGAVSSRYQERQSHLDALRLELSNELKWVQEVMGSFPTDGGGGGYSNCSFSTVFNNDVNEALKELLNRSCGGELLSGINLDFETGQQR encoded by the exons ATGGACTCATTCAAACAACAGAAAGTGGAGGATTTCTATGAAATTGGTGAAGAGTTGGGAAG CGGGCAGTTTGCCATCGTGAAGCAATGCAGAGAGAAAAGCACGGGGCTGGAGTTTGCTGCCAAGTTCATCAAGAAGCGTCAGAGCATGGCCAGCTCTCGAGGCGTGCGGCGCGAGGACATCGAGCGGGAGGTGGACATCCTGCAGCAGATTCAGCACCCCAACATCGTCACGCTGCACGACGTCTACGAGAACCGCACCGACGTGGTGCTCATCCTGGAGCT GGTCTCTGGAGGTGAGCTCTTTGACTTCCTGGCACAGAAGGAGTCTCTGAGCGAGGAAGAGGCCACTCAGTTCATCAAGCAAATCCTCGAGGGGGTCAACTACCTCCACGCCAGGAAAATAGCCCACTTTGATCTCAAG CCAGAAAACATTATGCTGCTGGACAAGAATGTGCCGCTGCCCAGAATCAAACTCATTGATTTCGGTCTTGCCCACGAGATTGAAGCCGGGGTTGAGTTCAAAAACATCTTCGGAACACCTGAGTTTGTAG CACCGGAGATTGTCAACTATGAGCCACTGGGATTAGAAGCAGACATGTGGAGCGTTGGGGTCATTACCTATATCCT GCTGAGTGGTGCTTCGCCTTTCCTGGGGGAGACCAAACAGGACACGTTGGAAAACATTTCAGCCGTAAATTATGAGTTTGACGAGGAGTTCTTCTGTCACACCAGTGAGCTAGCCAAGAAATTCATCAGCCAGTTGTTGGAGAAGGATAAGAA GAAAAGATTAACAATTCAAGATGCTCTAAATCACCCATGGATCAAG TCCAACGAGCACAAGGAGGAAAATAAAGCCCAGGAGCCGAGGAAACGGGAGCGTCGCCAGCTGAAGACCAAGCGCCTGAGAGAGTACACTATCAAGTCCCACTCGAGCATGCCACCCAACAACACCTACGTAAACTTTGAGCGCTTTGCCCAGGTGGTAGAGGACATTGACCAGATGGAGAGCTCGTTCGTTAGCCTGGCAGCAGCCCACGACTCTCTGCAGGAAGACATCGATGCCATGGTCTCTATATACAACGAGAAGGAGGCCTGGTACAAGGAGGAGAGCGAAGATGTGCGCCACGAGCTCTCGCAAATCCGCTACGAGTTCCGTAAGGTGGAGGCCTTTAAGAGGAGCCTGCAGGATGACATGCAGGCTTTCAGCTCCAGCCTCGGGGCCGTCAGCAGCCGCTACCAGGAGAGACAGAGCCACCTCGACGCACTGCGTCTGGAGCTGAGCAACGAGCTGAAATGGGTGCAGGAGGTGATGGGTTCATTTCCCACGGATGGCGGTGGCGGAGGATACTCCAACTGCAGCTTCTCCACCGTCTTCAACAACGACGTGAATGAAGCCCTGAAGGAGCTGCTGAACCGCTCCTGTGGAGGAGAGCTGCTGTCCGGGATCAACCTGGACTTTGAAACCGGACAGCAACGATGA